One region of Dokdonia sp. 4H-3-7-5 genomic DNA includes:
- a CDS encoding phosphatidate cytidylyltransferase gives MREIIIRGLSGLLYVTLLLLAIFSLETTYLIVFLGLGVVVLYEFLKLIEIKSLLSYVLLLACVVVLCYLKLDRSATLVFLALTITVNLYLIKNLIRPSERYITVTQKYAYTIFYIIGGVVFTILLPSYKGEYTSLLVASVFALIWINDTFAFIVGKSIGKHKLLERISPNKTVEGFVGGLVFCCLASLLFYFFTDLLSLKLWLTIAVVTSIFGTLGDLIQSQLKRQAGVKDSGRIMPGHGGLYDRLDSIVFAAPFLYLFLIVLDYVP, from the coding sequence ATGCGAGAAATAATTATTAGAGGGCTTTCAGGATTGCTCTATGTGACATTGTTGTTGCTTGCTATATTCTCATTAGAGACTACATATTTAATTGTATTCCTAGGATTAGGAGTGGTGGTATTATATGAGTTTCTTAAACTGATTGAAATAAAGTCATTGCTTTCTTATGTTTTGCTACTAGCTTGTGTAGTTGTTTTGTGTTACTTGAAGTTAGATAGAAGTGCAACATTGGTTTTTCTAGCGCTTACGATTACAGTAAACCTCTATCTCATTAAAAATCTTATTAGGCCTTCAGAGCGATATATTACAGTTACTCAAAAGTATGCCTACACCATATTTTATATAATAGGGGGAGTCGTATTTACAATACTACTTCCGTCATATAAGGGGGAATATACGTCTTTGCTGGTGGCTAGTGTATTTGCTCTTATATGGATAAATGATACCTTTGCATTTATAGTGGGTAAGAGTATAGGAAAGCATAAATTGCTAGAGCGTATTTCTCCTAACAAAACCGTAGAAGGGTTTGTTGGGGGACTAGTGTTTTGCTGTTTAGCTAGTCTATTATTTTACTTTTTTACAGATCTCCTTAGTTTAAAGCTCTGGTTAACCATAGCTGTAGTAACATCAATATTTGGTACGCTAGGAGATTTAATTCAGTCACAACTTAAGCGTCAAGCTGGGGTGAAAGACAGTGGTCGTATTATGCCAGGTCACGGTGGTCTTTATGATAGGCTCGATAGTATTGTATTTGCTGCACCATTTTTATACTTATTTTTAATTGTACTTGACTATGTTCCATAA
- a CDS encoding phosphatidylserine decarboxylase family protein, with product MFHKEGYKIIVISLVIFTGLILVANRFLDKNWLFYLIAIVLGVLLYLVLQFFRNPERTAPNDANVLTSPVDGKVVVIEEVYEAEYFKDKRLQVSVFMSPLNVHVTRYPGGGRIAYSKYHPGKYLVAWHPKSSTENERTTVVVSTEKFGDVLYRQIAGALAKRIINYAEEGQMVVQGDDSGFIRFGSRVDLYLPLGTKLDVKLNDVVKGAQSIIASI from the coding sequence ATGTTCCATAAAGAAGGATATAAAATTATAGTAATATCACTCGTTATTTTTACGGGACTTATATTAGTTGCTAATAGGTTTTTAGATAAAAACTGGTTGTTTTATTTAATAGCCATCGTATTAGGTGTGCTATTATATTTAGTACTTCAGTTTTTTAGAAATCCTGAGCGCACTGCGCCTAATGATGCAAATGTGCTTACCTCTCCTGTAGATGGTAAAGTAGTTGTTATTGAAGAGGTGTATGAGGCAGAGTATTTTAAAGATAAACGTCTTCAGGTTTCTGTTTTTATGTCTCCACTTAATGTGCATGTAACTCGTTATCCAGGTGGAGGACGTATTGCTTACAGCAAGTATCATCCAGGTAAATACCTAGTAGCTTGGCATCCTAAATCAAGTACAGAGAATGAACGTACAACCGTAGTGGTAAGCACAGAAAAGTTTGGTGACGTTCTTTATCGTCAGATTGCTGGAGCTCTTGCTAAGCGCATTATCAATTATGCAGAAGAAGGGCAGATGGTAGTGCAGGGAGACGATAGTGGTTTTATACGTTTTGGTTCTCGTGTAGATTTATATCTTCCTTTAGGAACAAAATTAGATGTAAAACTTAACGACGTAGTAAAAGGAGCGCAATCGATAATAGCATCAATATAA
- a CDS encoding acyl-CoA-binding protein, with the protein MDKKVLHEKFEEAFRRVSNSKQEFPPDVLLQFYALYKQATQKNTFSNNEGEHELVSAFKINALLQVKSMTTREAKEAYIEAANKYL; encoded by the coding sequence ATGGATAAGAAGGTGCTTCATGAAAAATTTGAAGAAGCCTTCCGTAGGGTAAGTAACTCTAAGCAAGAATTTCCACCTGATGTACTTTTGCAATTTTATGCATTGTATAAGCAAGCTACGCAAAAGAATACATTTAGTAACAATGAAGGCGAGCACGAGCTTGTGAGTGCCTTTAAGATTAATGCATTGCTGCAAGTTAAGTCTATGACTACGCGAGAAGCAAAGGAAGCCTATATCGAAGCTGCAAATAAATATTTGTAA
- a CDS encoding valine--tRNA ligase — protein sequence MSIASKYDSTQVEDKWYSYWMEHNYFHSTPDNREPYTIVIPPPNVTGVLHMGHMLNNTIQDVLVRRARLLGKNACWVPGTDHASIATEAKVVARLKEQGIKKSDLTREEFLAHAWEWKEEYGGVILDQLKKLGASCDWERTAFTMDPAMSESVIKTFVDLYDKGLIYRGYRMVNWDPEAKTTLSDEEVIHEERQGLLYYLNYKLEGSDETLTIATTRPETIFGDTAICINPTDERFAHLKGKKAIVPISGRVIPIIEDEYVDLDFGTGCLKVTPAHDENDKMLGDKHKLEVIDIFNDDASLNSFGLHYEGQDRFECRKNIKKELEEIGALVKTENHINKVGTSERTKAVVEPRLSDQWFLKMEELVKPAIKAVLETGEVKLFPKKFENTYRHWMENIRDWNISRQLWWGQQIPAYFYGEGKEDFVVAESVEDAVTLSRKRTGNDSLTVEDLRQDEDAMDTWFSSWLWPMSVFDGVRNPDNEEFNYYYPTNDLVTGPDILFFWVARMIIAGYEYTDKRPFQNVYLTGLVRDKQRRKMSKSLGNSPDALELIKEYGADGVRVGLLLSSAAGNDLMFDEDLLKQGKGFIKKNLSAFSLIQGWEIDETIPQPAHSAQGIEWYTNRFNQTLLEIEDHFSKYRISDALMASYKVVWNDFCGWLLEIVKPAYQQPIDRKTYDAVIAAFENNLRILHPFIPFASEEIWQTIATRSPEEALIINKWPEGGEVNEQIIADFDYATQVVSGIRTIRKSKNIAFKDQIELHILSNEKASSDYDGIISKLGNVSEIAFAKAPLDGALSFRVKSNEYFIPLAGAIDVEAEVAKIEEELQYTKGFLMSVSKKLSNERFVSNAPEKVVAIEKQKMADAEAKIEALEKRLASLT from the coding sequence ATGAGTATAGCATCAAAATATGATTCTACCCAAGTAGAAGATAAGTGGTACAGCTACTGGATGGAACACAACTACTTCCATTCTACACCAGACAATAGAGAACCGTATACAATCGTGATACCTCCTCCTAACGTAACTGGCGTCTTACACATGGGACATATGCTCAACAACACGATTCAAGACGTTTTAGTGCGTCGCGCTCGACTGTTAGGAAAAAATGCTTGCTGGGTGCCTGGAACAGATCACGCTTCTATTGCTACAGAAGCAAAGGTAGTTGCACGTCTTAAAGAACAAGGAATAAAAAAATCCGATCTTACTCGTGAGGAGTTTCTTGCGCATGCATGGGAGTGGAAAGAAGAATATGGTGGCGTAATCCTCGATCAGCTTAAAAAGCTCGGAGCTTCCTGTGACTGGGAGCGTACTGCCTTTACAATGGATCCAGCAATGTCTGAGTCTGTTATAAAGACCTTTGTAGATCTTTATGACAAAGGACTTATATACCGTGGCTACCGCATGGTAAACTGGGATCCAGAAGCAAAAACTACACTTTCTGACGAGGAAGTAATACATGAAGAGCGCCAAGGACTTCTATATTACCTTAACTACAAACTAGAAGGCTCTGATGAAACATTAACGATTGCCACTACACGTCCAGAAACTATTTTTGGCGATACTGCTATATGCATTAACCCTACAGACGAACGCTTTGCGCACCTTAAGGGTAAGAAAGCAATTGTACCTATAAGTGGTCGTGTGATTCCTATTATAGAAGATGAATATGTAGATCTTGATTTTGGAACAGGATGCCTCAAGGTGACTCCTGCACACGACGAGAATGACAAAATGCTGGGCGATAAACATAAGCTAGAAGTAATAGACATCTTTAATGATGACGCTTCACTTAACAGCTTTGGACTTCACTACGAAGGTCAAGATCGTTTTGAATGTCGTAAGAATATCAAAAAAGAACTTGAAGAAATAGGTGCTCTAGTAAAAACAGAGAACCACATTAATAAAGTAGGAACATCAGAGCGCACAAAAGCCGTAGTAGAGCCTAGACTATCTGACCAGTGGTTCCTTAAAATGGAGGAGCTAGTAAAACCAGCTATAAAAGCTGTGCTTGAAACTGGCGAGGTAAAATTATTTCCTAAGAAGTTTGAAAACACCTACCGTCACTGGATGGAGAATATACGTGACTGGAATATCTCTCGACAACTTTGGTGGGGACAGCAAATTCCTGCTTACTTCTATGGAGAGGGAAAAGAGGATTTTGTAGTTGCCGAATCTGTTGAGGATGCTGTTACGCTTTCGCGAAAGCGTACCGGAAACGATTCCCTCACTGTCGAAGATTTACGTCAAGACGAAGATGCTATGGACACTTGGTTCAGCTCTTGGTTATGGCCTATGAGCGTTTTTGACGGAGTGCGCAATCCAGACAACGAGGAGTTTAACTACTACTACCCTACTAATGATCTTGTGACAGGACCAGATATTTTATTCTTCTGGGTAGCGCGTATGATTATCGCTGGATATGAGTACACAGATAAAAGACCTTTCCAAAATGTTTACCTAACCGGTTTAGTACGTGACAAGCAGCGTCGCAAGATGTCTAAGTCACTAGGTAACTCACCAGACGCGCTAGAGCTCATAAAAGAGTACGGAGCAGATGGCGTGCGTGTAGGATTACTATTAAGTAGTGCTGCCGGTAATGACCTTATGTTTGATGAAGATCTTCTTAAACAAGGAAAAGGGTTTATCAAAAAAAATTTAAGCGCCTTTAGTCTCATACAAGGATGGGAGATAGACGAGACTATACCACAACCTGCACATAGCGCCCAAGGTATTGAGTGGTATACAAACCGCTTTAACCAAACACTTCTCGAGATAGAAGATCACTTCTCAAAGTACCGCATCTCAGACGCCCTAATGGCGAGTTATAAAGTTGTATGGAATGACTTCTGTGGGTGGTTATTAGAGATTGTAAAACCAGCATACCAACAACCTATAGATCGTAAGACGTATGATGCAGTAATTGCAGCATTTGAAAACAACCTACGTATTCTTCATCCTTTTATTCCTTTTGCATCTGAAGAGATCTGGCAGACTATCGCTACTCGTTCTCCAGAAGAAGCGCTAATTATTAATAAATGGCCAGAAGGAGGCGAAGTAAACGAGCAAATCATTGCAGATTTTGACTACGCAACACAAGTTGTTTCAGGAATAAGAACGATAAGAAAAAGCAAAAACATTGCTTTTAAAGATCAGATAGAATTACATATTTTAAGCAACGAGAAAGCATCATCAGACTATGATGGCATCATCTCAAAGCTAGGTAATGTGAGTGAGATTGCTTTCGCGAAAGCACCACTAGACGGAGCACTTTCCTTTAGGGTAAAATCTAACGAGTACTTCATACCTCTCGCAGGAGCTATAGACGTAGAGGCAGAAGTTGCAAAAATTGAAGAAGAACTTCAATACACAAAAGGATTCTTGATGTCAGTTTCAAAAAAGCTATCTAATGAGCGCTTTGTAAGCAACGCACCAGAGAAGGTGGTCGCTATCGAAAAACAAAAAATGGCAGATGCCGAAGCAAAAATAGAAGCGCTAGAAAAGCGTCTTGCTAGTTTGACATAG
- a CDS encoding DUF1573 domain-containing protein — protein sequence MKKVLFLFVAMLLVVSVQAQEKKAEITFDSEVIDYGEIAYGADGVRKFTFTNTGNDVLIVARVYSTCGCTIPKKPESPIQPGEKGEIEVKYDTNREGPIRRTITVYSNASEVPQSLKIKGTVKPEAGQ from the coding sequence ATGAAAAAGGTTCTATTTTTATTTGTCGCTATGCTTTTAGTAGTGAGCGTTCAAGCACAAGAGAAAAAAGCTGAAATCACCTTTGATTCAGAAGTTATAGATTATGGCGAGATAGCATATGGAGCAGATGGTGTGCGTAAATTTACATTTACAAACACTGGAAATGACGTGCTTATTGTTGCTCGCGTATACTCTACTTGTGGATGTACAATACCTAAGAAACCAGAAAGTCCTATCCAGCCAGGAGAGAAAGGTGAGATAGAAGTAAAATATGATACTAATCGAGAAGGTCCTATTAGAAGAACAATAACCGTTTATTCTAATGCCTCAGAAGTACCTCAAAGTCTCAAAATTAAAGGGACTGTAAAGCCAGAAGCTGGTCAATAA
- a CDS encoding pyridoxal phosphate-dependent aminotransferase, producing the protein MPAISKKGLAMPQSPIRKLVPFADAAKARGIKIHQLNIGQPDIKTPKVALDAVKNNDLEVLAYSHSAGFQSYRDKLASYYSNHGIDVTSEDIIISTGGSEALLFAMGSVTDPGDEIIIPEPFYANYNGFATASGVTVVPVISTLEEGFALPPISDFEKLISDKTKAIVICNPGNPTGYLYSQEEIRQLAELVKKHDLFLIADEVYREFAYDGHQHHSVMKERDIDNHAIMIDSVSKRFSMCGARIGCIVSRNKELMSTAMKFAQARLSPPTFAQIASEAALDTPQSYFDDVIEEYVSRRDILVAGLEAIPGVKVAKPKGAFYCIAELPIKNADAFAQWLLESFDLDGRTIMVAPAAGFYSSENVGLNQVRIAYVLEENHLKDAVEILKVALEQYQD; encoded by the coding sequence ATGCCAGCAATATCAAAGAAGGGGCTCGCAATGCCTCAATCGCCTATACGTAAACTCGTACCATTTGCCGATGCGGCCAAAGCACGAGGAATAAAAATTCACCAACTTAACATTGGTCAACCAGATATTAAGACACCAAAAGTAGCACTTGATGCGGTAAAAAATAATGACCTAGAAGTGCTGGCTTATAGCCATAGTGCAGGATTTCAATCTTACAGAGATAAACTTGCTTCTTATTACAGTAATCATGGTATTGATGTTACCTCTGAAGATATAATTATCTCTACAGGAGGATCTGAAGCATTACTATTTGCAATGGGAAGTGTAACAGACCCAGGTGATGAAATTATTATTCCAGAACCCTTTTATGCAAACTATAATGGATTTGCAACTGCGAGTGGTGTGACAGTAGTTCCTGTTATATCTACACTAGAGGAGGGATTTGCATTACCTCCTATTTCAGATTTTGAAAAATTGATATCTGACAAGACAAAGGCAATCGTTATTTGTAATCCTGGCAACCCAACGGGATATTTATATTCTCAAGAAGAAATACGTCAATTAGCAGAGTTAGTTAAAAAGCACGATCTATTTCTTATAGCAGACGAGGTGTATCGTGAGTTTGCCTACGATGGTCACCAGCATCACTCAGTAATGAAAGAACGAGATATAGATAATCATGCTATTATGATAGATTCTGTATCAAAGCGTTTTTCTATGTGTGGAGCTCGTATAGGGTGTATTGTAAGTCGTAATAAAGAACTTATGAGTACTGCTATGAAGTTTGCACAAGCACGTTTAAGTCCGCCTACATTTGCACAAATTGCATCTGAGGCAGCATTAGATACTCCGCAAAGTTATTTTGACGATGTGATTGAAGAGTATGTGTCTCGTAGAGATATTCTTGTAGCGGGACTAGAAGCTATACCGGGAGTAAAAGTAGCAAAGCCTAAAGGAGCATTTTACTGTATTGCAGAGCTTCCAATAAAAAATGCAGATGCTTTTGCACAGTGGTTACTAGAGTCTTTTGACTTAGATGGAAGAACAATAATGGTAGCTCCAGCAGCTGGATTTTACAGTAGTGAAAACGTAGGTCTTAACCAAGTGCGTATCGCTTATGTTCTAGAAGAAAACCACTTAAAAGATGCTGTAGAGATTCTTAAAGTAGCATTAGAGCAATATCAAGATTAA
- the murB gene encoding UDP-N-acetylmuramate dehydrogenase yields MQVQENVSLKKYNTFGIDVNARYFASVSSIDSLKELLANEAYPNPFVIGGGSNMLLTQDVDRLVIHCDLKSIAVVNESFTEDEILLKVAGGENWHEFVLYCVNNNLGGVENLSLIPGNVGTSPIQNIGAYGVELKDTFYSCEAVHRATQQERVFTLEDCAFGYRDSIFKNELKDQYVITSVTFKLTKRNHKINTEYGAIYDTLKAKEITNPTLVDISNAVIAIRQSKLPDPKKIGNSGSFFKNPVISQVQFTELRKEHTEIPFYPIGDEQIKVPAGWLIEQAGFKGKRFGDAGVHDKQALVLVNHGSATGAEVWGVAMKIQAAVNEIFGIKIVPEVNVI; encoded by the coding sequence ATGCAGGTACAAGAAAACGTATCGCTTAAGAAGTATAATACCTTTGGTATAGATGTAAACGCTCGCTATTTTGCGAGCGTTTCTTCTATTGATAGCTTAAAAGAATTGCTTGCAAATGAAGCATATCCCAATCCTTTTGTAATAGGTGGAGGGAGTAATATGCTTCTCACTCAAGATGTCGATAGGCTAGTGATTCATTGTGACCTTAAGAGTATTGCAGTGGTAAATGAGTCATTTACTGAAGATGAAATCTTGCTTAAGGTAGCTGGAGGAGAAAACTGGCATGAGTTTGTATTGTACTGTGTAAACAATAACCTAGGAGGCGTTGAAAATCTATCCCTTATTCCGGGTAATGTGGGAACATCACCTATCCAGAATATAGGTGCTTACGGAGTAGAATTAAAAGATACTTTTTACTCATGTGAGGCAGTGCATAGAGCTACACAACAAGAGCGTGTTTTTACACTTGAAGATTGTGCTTTTGGATATAGAGATTCTATTTTTAAAAATGAGCTCAAGGATCAATATGTAATAACCTCGGTCACTTTTAAACTCACAAAAAGGAATCATAAAATAAATACAGAGTACGGTGCTATTTATGACACGCTTAAAGCGAAAGAAATAACAAACCCAACCTTAGTAGATATCTCAAACGCTGTGATTGCAATACGCCAGTCTAAGTTGCCAGATCCTAAAAAGATAGGAAATAGCGGGTCATTTTTTAAAAACCCAGTAATCTCTCAAGTTCAGTTTACCGAACTCAGAAAAGAGCATACCGAAATACCTTTTTACCCGATAGGTGATGAGCAAATCAAGGTTCCTGCTGGATGGCTTATCGAGCAAGCTGGTTTTAAAGGGAAAAGATTTGGAGATGCGGGTGTGCATGATAAGCAAGCGCTTGTATTAGTTAATCATGGGAGTGCAACTGGAGCAGAAGTCTGGGGAGTTGCTATGAAAATTCAAGCAGCCGTTAATGAAATATTTGGGATAAAGATTGTTCCAGAGGTGAATGTGATTTAA
- a CDS encoding fasciclin domain-containing protein — protein sequence MKPKNIILIAVISFFSLSSYAQSDIADIILHSENHTTFTAAIKAANLVSTLKEKGPYTIFAPTNEAFDKLEQGKLQFLLQSENKATLSTTLTYHIIPAYLTATNIVNQITIGDGTFKMTTVAGNILTASIKGGDVLLTDSLGNTAKIIATDLKGSNGIIHVIDGVLMPRN from the coding sequence ATGAAACCCAAAAATATAATTTTAATTGCAGTAATCTCATTCTTTTCTCTGAGCAGTTATGCACAATCGGACATCGCAGATATTATCTTACATTCTGAAAATCACACAACCTTTACTGCAGCAATAAAAGCAGCAAATCTTGTTTCTACCCTCAAAGAAAAAGGTCCATATACCATATTTGCCCCTACCAATGAAGCATTTGACAAACTTGAGCAAGGAAAACTACAATTCCTCCTACAGTCAGAAAATAAAGCTACACTATCTACTACGCTTACCTATCATATAATACCAGCCTATCTCACCGCAACTAATATTGTTAACCAAATAACAATAGGAGACGGAACCTTTAAAATGACAACTGTTGCTGGCAATATTCTCACAGCCTCTATTAAAGGTGGTGATGTACTACTCACAGACAGTTTAGGGAATACTGCAAAAATCATTGCTACAGATTTGAAAGGTTCTAACGGCATCATCCACGTGATTGACGGAGTATTGATGCCTAGAAATTAG
- a CDS encoding RNA polymerase sigma factor, with translation MKTFVEKHIVELLKAGDERAIGLLYDNYADALYGVAIKVTHDEELAQDVLQESFVKIWKNAHKYDADKARLFTWLFRVVQNTAIDKVRSRKRKMNKEVQTDDSNVYHLQSTSLAIEHMDIQEHANGLEDKYRVVIDALFFQGMTQQEASEELNIPLGTVKSRLKIGLREMRKLFGVLFFMISTL, from the coding sequence TTGAAGACATTTGTCGAAAAACATATTGTAGAACTCCTTAAAGCTGGAGATGAGCGTGCTATAGGGTTATTATATGACAACTATGCAGATGCTCTGTATGGTGTTGCGATTAAAGTGACCCACGATGAGGAGCTTGCTCAAGACGTATTGCAAGAATCATTTGTCAAAATTTGGAAAAACGCACATAAATATGATGCTGATAAAGCGCGTCTGTTTACCTGGCTTTTTAGAGTAGTTCAAAACACGGCTATAGACAAGGTGCGTAGTCGTAAAAGAAAAATGAATAAAGAAGTCCAAACGGACGATTCAAACGTATATCATTTACAGTCTACCTCGCTGGCAATAGAGCATATGGATATTCAAGAACACGCAAATGGACTTGAAGATAAGTACAGAGTTGTAATTGATGCTTTGTTTTTTCAAGGAATGACCCAGCAAGAGGCAAGCGAAGAGTTGAACATACCGTTAGGTACCGTAAAGTCTAGGTTAAAAATAGGCCTGCGAGAAATGCGTAAACTATTTGGAGTATTATTTTTTATGATCAGTACGTTATGA
- a CDS encoding anti-sigma factor domain-containing protein: MSDRVSQFLESDLLERYLMGATSPIESQEAEHYIDKYPEVKQTYIELQENLENYAVSYAVKVPEELRSTIVNVARTKPKRALPILAITACMIAAFFGLVAIMIYNQNQELLDDRRFTSNLLENLNDDIVSNREMLQSVEEQFMILNNTSTQKYILQGNVRAQRLEAVAYVNELEQRSYIHVNTLPELPDEQVYQMWASVDGTLVPLDILKVTKDNLVEIPYEERMASINITIEPKGGSKEATQANEVAIINFDNN; encoded by the coding sequence ATGAGTGATAGAGTTTCACAATTTTTAGAGAGCGATTTATTAGAGCGTTACCTTATGGGAGCTACATCGCCTATAGAGTCTCAGGAAGCTGAGCACTATATAGATAAGTATCCTGAGGTGAAGCAAACGTATATAGAATTACAAGAAAACCTTGAGAACTACGCGGTATCATATGCCGTAAAAGTTCCTGAGGAATTACGTTCTACTATCGTAAATGTAGCAAGAACTAAACCTAAACGTGCTTTACCTATTCTTGCAATTACCGCATGTATGATAGCAGCATTTTTTGGGCTAGTTGCCATTATGATTTATAACCAAAATCAAGAGTTACTAGACGATAGGAGGTTTACATCAAACCTACTTGAAAACTTAAATGATGATATTGTTTCAAACAGAGAGATGTTACAATCTGTAGAGGAGCAATTTATGATTCTCAATAATACATCAACCCAGAAGTATATTTTACAAGGTAATGTGCGTGCACAGCGGTTAGAGGCTGTTGCTTATGTTAACGAGCTGGAGCAGCGTTCATACATACACGTAAATACGTTGCCTGAGCTTCCAGACGAGCAAGTGTACCAGATGTGGGCATCTGTAGATGGGACATTAGTTCCTCTAGATATTCTTAAGGTTACAAAAGACAACCTTGTAGAAATTCCTTATGAGGAGCGTATGGCGAGTATTAATATTACAATTGAGCCTAAGGGCGGTAGCAAAGAAGCAACACAAGCAAATGAAGTTGCTATCATAAATTTTGACAATAACTAA
- a CDS encoding glycosyltransferase has translation MEHIFTLLFYIFIGVTFINVTFYIFYWIFAFAKISNTNRSSLPSVSVIICAKNESANLQKNIPKILSQDYPEFEIILINDASSDDTEDIMEAFKLANTNVQQVNVVNNETFWGNKKYALTLGIKRAQHKHMLFTDADCVPASNHWLQHMASSFSEEKEIVLGYGAYEKIKGSWINKLIRFETLITALQYFSWAKAGRPYMGVGRNLAYTSDVFYEQKGFINHIKIQSGDDDLFVNEASTRKNTAIQFSPESFTISTPKKTFASWITQKRRHISTAVHYKFLEKSLLALFYISQCLFLVGAIALLVNQCNWQWVALIIGVRYLCAWITVGCSAARLQEKDLTYLYPIYEITLVCVQMSIFICNLFTKPTRWK, from the coding sequence TTGGAACACATTTTTACACTACTATTTTATATATTTATAGGAGTCACGTTTATTAACGTGACTTTTTACATTTTCTATTGGATATTTGCTTTCGCGAAAATTTCTAACACCAATAGAAGTTCGCTTCCTTCAGTTTCTGTAATTATTTGTGCCAAAAACGAGTCGGCAAATCTTCAAAAAAATATCCCAAAAATACTATCTCAAGACTATCCAGAATTTGAAATTATTTTAATTAATGATGCATCTTCTGATGATACAGAAGATATAATGGAAGCATTTAAACTAGCCAATACGAATGTGCAGCAAGTAAATGTGGTAAATAATGAAACTTTCTGGGGTAATAAAAAATACGCACTTACGCTTGGGATAAAACGAGCACAGCATAAGCACATGTTATTTACAGATGCAGATTGTGTTCCCGCATCAAATCACTGGTTACAGCACATGGCTTCTTCCTTTAGTGAAGAAAAGGAGATTGTGTTAGGTTATGGAGCTTATGAGAAAATCAAAGGATCTTGGATTAATAAGCTTATAAGATTTGAAACTTTGATAACTGCTTTGCAATATTTTAGTTGGGCAAAAGCGGGTAGACCTTATATGGGCGTAGGTCGTAACCTAGCGTATACTTCAGATGTTTTTTATGAGCAAAAAGGATTTATCAACCATATTAAAATTCAAAGTGGTGATGACGACCTGTTTGTAAACGAGGCAAGCACGCGTAAGAATACAGCGATACAGTTTTCTCCAGAATCATTTACAATTTCTACTCCTAAGAAAACTTTTGCAAGTTGGATAACTCAAAAGCGCAGGCATATAAGTACTGCGGTACACTATAAGTTTTTAGAGAAATCATTGCTAGCGCTATTTTATATAAGTCAGTGTTTGTTCTTAGTAGGAGCAATTGCCCTTCTTGTAAATCAGTGTAACTGGCAATGGGTAGCGCTCATTATTGGTGTACGTTATTTATGTGCATGGATTACGGTAGGTTGTAGCGCTGCGCGTTTACAAGAAAAAGATTTGACTTATTTATATCCTATTTATGAGATTACGTTGGTATGTGTACAAATGAGTATCTTTATCTGTAACCTTTTCACAAAACCTACACGGTGGAAGTAA
- a CDS encoding RNA polymerase sigma factor, translated as MEVTPEKIILEISRAKEGKQSAFNFLLNSFWSEVYGFQLKRTKNAYDAEDITIQTFSKAFSKIDTYKEEYRFATWLITISKNIHIDIIRKKESSIRSHISDRDDERVKKVADLNPSPEDVLIKEQNLSELLAYIKTLKPHYQEIINLRYFQEMSYKEMAEYLEEPMSNVKVKLLRARRLLADVIKTEDN; from the coding sequence GTGGAAGTAACCCCCGAAAAAATTATTCTAGAAATATCCCGAGCAAAAGAAGGAAAGCAAAGTGCTTTCAATTTCTTGCTTAATTCCTTTTGGAGTGAGGTATATGGTTTCCAACTCAAGCGAACTAAAAACGCTTATGACGCAGAGGATATTACCATCCAGACATTTTCAAAAGCATTTTCAAAAATAGACACTTATAAAGAAGAGTATAGATTTGCCACATGGTTAATTACTATATCAAAAAATATACACATTGATATTATTAGGAAAAAAGAGTCTTCTATAAGATCTCATATTTCTGATCGTGATGACGAGCGAGTAAAGAAAGTTGCCGACTTAAACCCTTCTCCAGAAGATGTGCTCATCAAAGAGCAGAATTTATCTGAATTACTAGCTTATATTAAAACCTTAAAGCCTCATTATCAAGAAATCATTAATTTGCGTTACTTTCAAGAAATGAGCTATAAAGAAATGGCAGAGTATCTTGAAGAACCTATGAGTAATGTAAAAGTGAAGCTTCTACGTGCTCGCAGATTACTCGCAGACGTAATTAAAACAGAAGATAATTGA